AGCGATCAAAGGTCGGCAACAACAGCTCGACCAGCCGAAACTCCTCTTCCCAGGCTTCGTCCGATGGGAAGACGCTGGCCGTATCCCAGGTATGCTCAGGCGCTATTGCGCTGCGGGGTGGCACCGCGGTGCTCATTGCGCTCCTCCCTTTCCGTGCTGACTCGCATCTCAAACATCATGCAGAGCGCGCCACCGGCGGTACAGCGCCGGAGGTCGTACCCGCAGAGCATACACCAGAATGGTTGTGTTAGGCAAACGGTTCGGGAGGCACAGCGCTACGGCCAACTGGTCTCCTCAGGCGGCGTGATGATCAGTTCCTGCAGCACCGCACCGTCGGGCACGCGCAGCGCGTACACGATCGCATCGGCGACGGCAGCCGGGTCTTGCAGCTTCTCCAGATTGGGCATGGGAATGCCCTGGGCGGCGAAGCGGTCGAAGAAGTGTGTGCGCATACCACCGGGGATCACCGTGGTGACACGAATGTTGTGGGGCCGCCCTTCGACCCCCAGGCTGCGGCTCCAGCCGAGCAGGCCCCATTTGGAGGCGTGGTAGGGGCCGGCGTTGGCCCAAGCGCGCAGCGCGGCGGTAGAGGCCACGTTGACAATATGGCCGCCGCTCTGCCGGCGCATGATCGGAAAGGCGGCTTTGGCCAGCAGAAACGGCCCGCGCAGATTGACACCGATCACCTGGTCCCACTGCGCTACCGTCAGCTCTTCGATGCTGTAGGTGTGATCCACGGCGGCGCAGTTGACCAGGATATCGAGCCGCTCCCAGCGCTGCAGCACGCGCTCGATTGCCGTTGCAACCGCCTGCGCGTCGCTCACGTCACAGCCCAGCGCTAGGCTGTCGCCGCCGTCGGCGGCAAGCGCCGCACCGGTCGCCTGCGCCGCTGCCGCGCGGATATCCAGGCAGGCCACCGCGCAGCCGGCGTGACTCAACGCCCGCGCCGTGGCCTGACCCAGGCCGCTGCCCGCTCCCGTCACGATCGCGATCCGTCCATGAAGATCACGCATGGCTTGCTCCTTCTGCAGATGGTTTCAACCGTTGACGGCCAGTGCCGCCGGCTCTGCCTGCGCCTGGTGCGTCGCCAGCGCTTCGTAGAGCGCCAGGGTCCGCCGCGCGGTCAACGGCCAGGTGAACGCGCGCAGTACGCGGCGACGCGCCGCCCGACCCATCCGCAGCCGGAGATCGGGCTGACTCAGGGCGCGCCGCAGACACACAGCCAGCGCTTGTGGATCGCGCGGCGGCACCAGCCAGCCGGTGACACCATGCCGCACTGTAAAGCGGATGCCACCGACGGCAGCGCCGATCACCGGTCGGGCGCAGGCCATTGCTTCAAGCGGCGTCAGGCCGAAGGGTTCGTACCAGGGCGTGGTCACCACCACATCCGCCGCGCCGTAGAACAGGTAGAGCTCGTCGGGCTGGCGCTTGCCCGTGAAGCGCACCAGATCGCGCACGCCCAGCTCGGTGGTCAGGCGCTGCAACACACCGATCTCTGGCGTCGCCCGCGGATCGGCATCGGCGGTCTCGCCGCCGACCAGCAGCAGCAGCGGCGCAGGCGCGACACCTTCCCGCACCAGCAGCGCCAGCGCGCGCACGATGTTGCGTACATCTTTACGCGGCAGCATGCGTCCCACATAGGTGATAATCGGCCGCTCGAGCGGAAGGCCGAGCTGGGCGCGCGCCCAGGCGCGCGGCACCGGACGGAAGCGCTGTGGATTGACCGCCGCAGCAATCGAGACCAGGCGCGCGGCATCGGCGGCATAGTCGCGCAGCAGCTCAGCGCGTTCTGCCGGGCACTGCGCAATGACGCGATCGACTTCGCGCACGATCTGCCGCTCGACGGCGATGCGTGCGCTTGGACTGGTGTCCGCGCTGCCCTGATGGCGCTGTTTGGTGGTGCCCAGCGCGTGGAAGAGCTGCACCACCGGCACGCTTAGGCGGCGGCGCAGCTCGATCGCCACCCAGCCTGACATCCAGAAGTGGCCATGGATTACGTCGTAGCGTAGCCCGTTGCGCCGCAGCCACTCCAGCATGCGATCGCGAAAGAGCGGCATCAACGGCCACAGCTCATCTTTGGGCAGCGGCGCGGGCGGCCCGGCTGCAACATGCACAATACGTACGTTGGGCGCCCAGGGCAAAACCTCCGGTAGATCGGGCGCGTCGCGGCGGGTGAAGACATCCACCTGGACGCCCAGGCGTCCCAGGTGCCGACTCAGCTCATCGACATACACATTCTGGCCGCCGGCATCGGTGCTGCCCAACACGGCAGCCGGACTGGCATGCTCACTGATCATGGCGATACGCAGCGAACGACCCATGCTTCATCCTCCTCTCAACTCGCGCGCGCGGACAAAGGCGGCGTTCCAGTCGCGCCGGAAGCGCTCCAGGCCGAAGCGTTCGCGTGCCATGGCGCGCGCATTGGCGCCAATGCGGCGCGCCAGATCCGCGTCGTCCAGCAGCTCCTGGAGGTAGCCGATCAGGGCCGCAACATCGCACGAGACAAAGCCGGTCACACCATGTTCGATCACCGTTGGCAGCTCGGTGGTCGCCAGGGCAACGACCGGCATGCCGATCGTCAGCGCTTCGATCACCGCCAGGGGCAGGCTGGTGTAGCGCATGGGGCTGAACAGGGCACGGTAGTCGGCCATGCGTCGGTGCAGCGCGCGGTAGGGAATGTCGCCCAGGCCGCCGAGGGCTTCACTCCCCATGCCGGCCAGCGTCAGCGGCACCTGAGCGCGCACCTGCTCGAAGATGTCGGCGCCGGCGATACGTCCGCGCCGCTGCAGCATGTTGATCACGCTGATAGCCTCGCGCCGCGTGCCGCGGTATGTGATAGCCGGCTCGATGGCCACGCCGTGCTCGATCACCAGCGTCGGCGTGCGGCGGCAATCCCACATCAGCCGATTGTAATGCGTTACATGCACCAGCAGCACCTCGGGATCGTCCACCGGATGCACACTGTTGGTCGGATGCGGCTGTGGGGTGTTATGCTCCAGGTAGATCGCCGGCAGCCGCTGCTGGCGTGGGCTGAGCAGCGCTTCACGATCCTCGGTGTAGTTGCGCGGTGTCTGGTAGATCACCAGATCGAGATCGAGCTCGCGTACCGCTTCTGCCGGCACTTCGCGCACATAAGGCGGGAGATCGAAGGTCGCGCCGCGTCCGCCGTAGCCTTCGGGCCGCCCCGGCTTGACCGGCAGCCACCAGTGGTGTTCGAGGCGCGCCAGGCTGTTGAGGTAGCTGCCATGAATGTGCCAGATCAGAATGTTGAGGCGTTGCATGCGTGGCTCCCTCCCAGCGCCGACACACTGCGGACGTGGCGCTGCAGGTGTTCGAGGCATGCCGCCAGCACCGGCGCGGGCGCGAGCTGCTGCAACGCCTGCGCGGGATCGCCCTGACTACCGGCCAGGGCCCAGGCATCCACCACGCGGTGGCGTCGGCGGTCGAGCGGCGCGAAATGCAGCGGACGCGTCGGACCGAAGAGCACCACGCTCGGCACGTGCAGCGCCGCGGCCAGATGCGAGGCGCCGGTATCGTTGGTCAGCAGCAGATCGACCAGCGCCAGCACCGCGCCGAACACGCCGAGCTCGGTCTGGCCGGCCAGGTCGAGCGCCGGGCGCTGCAGCCGGCACTGGATCGCGGCCGTCAAGTCGCGCTCGTGGACGCTGCCGGTCAGCACTACGCGCGCATCGACGTGCTCGATCAGCGCGTTGGCGACGGCGGCAAAGCGTTCCGGCGGCCACCGGCGCGCGGGATCTTTGGCGCCGGGATGGAGCGCGATCAGCGGACCACAGCCCTCCGGCAGGCGCGCCAGCAACGCTCGCGCCGCGTCCCGATCGGCGGGGCGCAGGCGGAACAGCAGCTCGCTGTCGTCGATGGACGCGCCCAGCTCGGCCACCAGCTCCAGCCAGCGCCGGGCTTCGTGCTGTGCATCGCGGTAGGGTAGGTGATGCGTCAGGCGCGCATCGCCGGGCCGTGCCAGGCCAAGCGTGCGCCGCGCACCAAGCGCGGCCACCAGTCCGTTGGTGACCGTGCCGTCGCCGTGCATCTGTAGCGCCAGGTCATAGCCGTAGGCGCGTTGTTCGGCTAGCCAGGCCTGTGTGCGTGCCGGATCGACCGGCACTTCGGGCAGGCCGGGATACCCCGCCAACACGACCAGCCGATCGACGCAGGGCGCAATGTGCGGCAGCAGGGCCGCCGTCCAGGGCAGGCCGATCAGCGTGATCTCGGCGCTCGGGAAGCGCTGCCGCAGGGCGCGCAACGCCGGCGTCGCCAGCAGCAGATCGCCCAGAAACAGCGCGCGCAGCACCGCGATGCGGCGCGGCTCCGGCCAGCCAAGTGGCAAGCGTGCGACCGAGATGCTCATGCAGACGGCTCCAGGGCCGACGTCGTGGTCAACAGCTCTTCGGCAGCGCTGACCACCTCGTCGGGCGTGAAGGCCAGGCAGGGCAGGCCGATCGGACAGGTGAAGCGGTAGCAGGGATGACAGGACGTCGCGCGGCGCAGCAGCCGATAGCGCGTGGAGCGCGGCTGCCACTGCGTCTCATAGTCCGTGCCGGAGTACAAGGCCAGTACCGGCGTCATCAACGCATCGGCCAGGTGCAGCGGCAGGGTGTTGCCGCAGATCACCAGCGCAGCACGCTCGATCAGCGCGGCATACTCCATCAGGCTGGTGGCGCCGATCACCAGGCGCGCTGCCGGCGCTGCAGCAGCGAGCGACAGCAGCAGGTCGCGTTCGCGCTCGACGCCGGTGACCAGTACCGGCCAGCCGCGCGCGCTCAGCAAACGCAGCACCCCGGCCATACGCTCTGGCGGATAGCGCCGCGCCGCGGCGCTGGCGCCGGGATGCACCAGCACAAAGGGTGCGTCGGGATTGATGCCGCGTTGCCGCAGGAGCTGCTCGGCCACGCGGCGTGCCCGCGCGTCGATGTGCACCGCCAACCGTCGATCGCGCACCACAAAGCCCAAGGTCTCGACCAGCCGCAGGTTGCGCTCGACCTGATGCAGCTCATCGGGCGCGCCGTGCACCTCAGTCGTCAGCACCTGCCCGCCGAACTCCTTGCTCTCGCCGGCGCGCAGCGGGATGCCCGCCAGGTAGCAGACATAGCCGGGCACGTGCGGCGTCTGGCTGAAGGAGGTGAAGATCAACGCGGCGTCGCAGCGGCGCTCCGCCAAGGTAGCGATGAGCTCATATTCGCGCTGTGGCGCGCACGGCACGGGTTGAAGCTGTTGCCACAGCGCGCGCCAGACGATCACATCGTCGATCCACGGCAGCAGTGGTGCAGCGCTCGCGCCGGCAGGGCTGGCCAGCAGCGTGATCCGCGCCTGCGGCAGCGCTTCCTTGACCGCGCGCAGCGCCGGCCCCAGCATGATCACATCGCCGATGTTGTCCAGGCGCACCGCCAAAATCGAGCGTGCTTGCGACCATGTCGTCATGGCTGCACTCCTTCGAGGGCCGCATGGGTCAGCGCATCGGCTGTGGCACCGCGGGCCGCCAGCAGCTCCTCGGCGGCGGCCAGCACCATCGCGGGCGTGACCAGCCGCAGACATTCATGGCTGTGCGGACAGATGCGGCTGTAGCAGATGCGGCAGGGCACATCGTGAAACAGCAGCCGGTGTGGCGCGCGCCAGGGACCCCACTGTTCGGGCGGATTGGTCAGCGCGAAGAGCGCCACTACTGGTGTCTTGAGCGCGGCAGCGATGTGCATCGGGCCGGTGTTGTTGGTGATCACCAAGTCGGCGGTCTCGATCAGCGCGCAGAAGGCCGCAAACGACAGTTCGCCCGCGCAGGGCAGCGCCGCGGCGCGCGCCCGGCGCTCGATGCGTTGGTGGATGCGCGCCACCAGCTCGGCCTCGCCGGCGCTACCGGTCAGCACCACACTCGCGCCCAACTGCCGGATCGCCAGCTCGGCAACGGCGGCGAACTGTTCCCAGGGATAGGTGCGCGCCGGCATGGTGCAGCCGGGATGGAGCACGATCAGCGGTTGCCGCGCGCCGTGGGCTGTCAGCCAGGCGTGAGCGTCGGCGCGCGCCGCCGCCGGCACGCGCAGTACCAGATCGCGATCGGCGGTGTGCATATCCAGCGCGCCGACCAGGTCCAGGCCGCGCTCCACTTCGTGCATCATGCGCTGCGGGTGCTTGTGGCGCGTCGTCAGCAGCGAGCCGGCGGCATCTACCGACGCCGCCGCGCGCAGCGGAATATCGGCCAGGTAGCACAGGTAGGCCGCCGGCAGCGCGCTCTGCCGAAACGAGGTGAAGATGATCGCGCCATCGAACTGCCCGGCGCGCAGGCGGGCGATCATCGCCTGTTCGCGCGCACTATCGTGGGGCAGCCGACACCACGGATCGACCCACGGCGCTTCATAGACGATGACGTCGTCGAGATCCGGGTTGAGACGGCCCACCTGCGCGCCCAGCGGACTGGCCAGCAGCGTGATCTGCGCGTGCGGCAGCGCTTCACGGATGGCATGGATCGCCGGCGTGGTCACCAGCACATCGCCCAGGTTGTCGAGGCGCACCACCAGCACGCGCCGCGCGTGTTGCCAACGCGGATCAAGCTGCGCCATAGGCCACCTCGTGTGCGGTATGCCAGGCCAGCCCTTCGCGCACCGCGATGCGCGCCAGCGCCGTCAGCGTGTCGGGCGCGACCAGGTCGGGCACGCGCCAGGGATCGCGCCGCCATTCGGTCTCGCCGCCGTTATCCACCAGCGCGGTGCGGCAACCGGCGCGGCGTCCCGCTTCGACGTCATCCAGAATGTCGCCGATCATCCAGCAGCGCGTCAGATCGAGGCTCCAATCCGCCGCCGCGCGCCGGAGCAGCCCGGGCTGTGGCTTGCGGCAGCGGCAGGCGATCGCCAGCGCGGGCACCCTGCCGGCGGGATGGTGCGGACAGTGGTAGATCGCGTCCAGCGGTGCACCCTGGCGCGTCAGTTCGTGCTGCAGATGGGCGTGCATCGCGTCCAGCGCCGCGGCATCGAAGTGGCCCAGGGCCAGCCCGCCCTGGTTGGTAATGACGATCAGCCGGAAGCCGGCCTGCCGAAAGCGCGCCAGCGCCGCGCCGAGGCCGGGAAAGAGCTGGAGATCGGTCGGCTGCGTGGGGTAGTGCCGCGCGCGCACCAACGTGCCGTCGCGGTCCAGCAACAGAGCGCGATGGATCATGGCGCTGCTCCTCTCTTCCGACAGCACGCTCGCCAGGTCCGTGCTGCCAGGTCGATCCTAGCCCAGCGGCACCACGGGCGCATCAGGCACATGCCCAGCAATGGGGAGCGGCAGCCTGCGAGAAACTGTGCGCTTGCACGAGGCGCAGGCCCCGAACGGCCTGCGCGACCATGCGACCGCCCCGCGGGGGGTGCCGGCTCAGGCGGCGGCGCGCGCCGGCGCGGGCGTGGCGTGCTGCAACTCACGTAACAGCAACGCCAGCCGGATCTGGACTGCGTCGTCGAAGCGGCGTGGATCGAGGCCGGTCAGCAGCGCGATCTTTTCCAGGCGGTAGCTCACCGTGTTGCGGTGGATCGCCAGCTGCCGGGCAGTACTGGAAGGACAGCAATTGGTGGCCAAAAACACGCGCAGCGTCTCGATCAGCTCCGGTTCGTGATCGAGCGGGCTGAGCAGATAGGTGGCCAGATCGATCTTGGTGCGCTCGTCGGCTACGCCCACAAACGCCGCGATACCCAACTGATCCAAGCAATGCACGCCATTCTGGCCGTGGAAGCGGCGTCCCAGCGAGAGCGCCACGCGCGCGTCCTGATACGACAGCGCCAGTCCCCGCAGCCCGGGGTGGTAGCGGCCAATACCGATGCTGATCGCCGCGTCCAGCTCGCGGCGCAGGTTGTGCAACAACTGATTGCTGGCGCGTTTGAGCGCGGCCAGGTTGGCCCACGAACCGCTGACCGGCTCGACCGCCGCGCCGGGCTCGGCCCACAGGATCAGGTTCTGCGTGTTGCTGGCTTTGAGCACCGCCACTTCGCCAGCGCCGATGTAGGCGCAGATCGTATCGTTGGGCAGGTGGAAGAAGCCCACCACACTGCCGATGACCATCTGCGCGCGGCGGCGGATCTGGGTATCGGCAGCGTCGGCCTGCGCCTCGTTGCGCAGAATATAGTCAGCGGCATCGATCAGGATCACCGCGCGCGGCGTGGACAGATCCAGGCCCAGCAGACGCGCCTCGCGCTGGATCGCCGCCTCATCCGCGATCAGGCCATGCAACAGATCGTGGATGAAGGCGTTCTTGTGGTGGTGCGGCGCCGCCGCGCCGGAGCGTATCAGTGCCATCGCCTGACCGATGATCAGCTCGATCAACACCTGCATCAGGCGCGGCGAGATCGTTTCACCCGTGGCCGGCGCGGCGATGATCACCTCGCCCACTAAGTGGTCGAGACGCAACGGCACGCGGGCATAGGGCGTCGGCTGCCAGTCGCCATCGACCGGCGCGCTCGGCGCCCCATGGCAGGCGATCACGCGTCGATTGGTATCGACGATGCAGACCGAAGCGCCAAGCACATCACCAACGCGCTCGGCAATCACCTGCGCGATCTGTTCAACCTGCGAGGGCAGATAGATCATGCATCCTCCCTGCTATCTCCTGTAGCTCCTTGCGCTGTCCGGCGCAACAATTTGCGCTCCAGCCATGCGCCGCCACCCTCCAGCAGCGGCAGGATCACCAGCTCGCCGCCGACCTCACGCAGCGCTTCCAGCTCCGGCAGGGCCGCGCCCTGATAGTCGCCACCCTTGACATGCACCGCCGGCCGCACGGCGCGGATGACCTCGCCGGGAGTGGTCTCATCAAAGAGCAGCACATGGTCCACGACATCCAGCGCCGCCACCAGGGCCAGCCGCTCCTGCTCGGCCAGGCGCGGCGGCGCAGCGCGCTGCTCGCGCGCGCTCCGATCGCTGTTGATGCCGACGATCAACACATCACCCAAGCGCTTGGCGGCTTGCAGAAAGGCGATCTGCGCGCTGCTCAGGCCATCGAAGATGCCGTTGGTAAAGACGACACGCCGGCCCGCGCGCCGGTAGCGCTGCACTGCATCGGCCAGATCTCCGTCGGCTGCCGGCTCGCGCGCCACGCGCGCCAGACGTTGCAGTAATTCTTGGGCGCTGACGGTGGCCGTCCCCGGCTTGGCTACCACCACGGCGGCGGCCTCTGCCGCGATCTCGGCGGCCAGGCGGACGGGCGCGCCGGCAGCCAGCGCCAGGGCCAGCGTAGCGGTGAAGGTGTCGCCCGCACCGGAGACGTGTGCCCGCTCCACCGGGCGTGGCGCGATGCGATAGGTCGGCTGATCGCGCTCGAAGAGCAGCGAACCGCGCGCGCCCAGCGTCACCAGCGCCCAGGTCGTGCCGATCTGCTCCACCAGGCGGCGGCCCAGCTCCTCCAGTTCGTGGGCAGCGAGGCGCTCGACATCGCGCACCGCCCAGCCCAGGGCGCGCTGCGCCTCGAGATGGTTGGGCGTGATCACGCTGGCGGCCATGCCGCGGTAGAGCGGCAGATTTTTGGAATCCACCAGCACCAGCCGGTCGTACCTACGCTTCAGCGCGCCAAGCGCCTCGATCACCGGCCGGCACAGCACGCCGTAGCAGTAGTCGGCAACGATCACCGCGTCGCAGACGGCAAAGGCCGCGCCGAGACGCTCCAGAAAGGTCTGGAGCAGCGCGCCCGCTAGTGGACGGCGCTCGCCCTCGTCGAAGCGCACCACGTACTGCCCATCGGCCAGAATACGTAACTTGGTGATCGTTGCACGCGCCGGATCGACCAACAGATCGTCCCCGATGGCGCGGCGTTGCAGCTCGGCCCGCAGCCACGCGCCCGCCTCATCCGCGCCGATCACCGACAGGCAGCGCGCCTGGCCGCCCAGCGCTGCCACATTCGCGGCGGCGTTGGTCGCGCCACCGGGATAGCGCTGCTTGCTGGCCGCTGTCACCACCGGCACCGGGCCCTCGGGACTGATCCGCTCGGCATGCCCGGCATAGTAGCAGTCGAGCATGGCCTCGCCGATCACCAGCACGCGTTGCCGGCCAAAGCGCGCCACGATCTGTGCAGCATCCTGTAGCGTCACGCAGCACCTCGCCCTTCTGGCAAGCAACCCTGTGAGGCTTTCTGTCGAAGCCGGCCGGCCTAGCAACATCCGTACCAGTCGCGGCGCGGTTGCCAAGGCCGCGGCTATTTGCTATACTGCATACCGCGGCGTGGGGACGTGGCGGAACTGGCAGACGCGATAGACTTAGGATCTATTGTCGCAAGACGTGAGAGTTCGAGTCTCTCCGTCCCCACCAGTGCCGACGCCTGTTAGCACTGCTAGCAGGCGTTTCGTCTTGCGGGCAGAGGCGTGTGTTATAATGCCCTGCAGCCCGCGCACAGGCGCGAATTTTGCGAGGAGTTCAGGATCACTGTGAAAGTTACCACCGAGCGACTACCCAAGAGCCAGATCGCGCTCAACATCGAGCTGGATGAACAGCAGGTGCAGCGCGGGCTGGATCGGGCCGCGCGCAAGCTGTCGGAGCAGTTTCGGATCCCCGGCTTCCGCCCCGGCAAGGCGCCGCGCAAGATCGTCGAAAACTACTTCGGGCGTGAACGACTGCTGGAAGAGGCGACCGAAGACCTGATCCAGAAGACCTTTCCCCAGGCGCTGAAGCAGGAGCAGATTCTGCCGGTGGGTCGCCCCACGCTGGAGCACGTCGAACAACAGCCCTTCCGCTACCGCGTGATCGTACCAGTCGAGCCGACGGTGGAGCTGGGCGATTACCGCGCTTTCCGCCAGCCGCTGGAGCCGGAGCCGGTCAGCGAAGAGAGCGTCCAGAAGCTGCTGGAGGCCCAGCGCGAACAGCACGTCGTGCTGCGCGAGCTGGAGGAGCCGCGCCCAGCCCAGCCGGGCGACATGGTCAGCGTCGTGATCGAGACCGTGCGCGAGGAGTCCTCGGCGGAGGCCGCGGCGGATGAAGCACCGACCGACGACGACA
This is a stretch of genomic DNA from Kallotenue papyrolyticum. It encodes these proteins:
- a CDS encoding SDR family oxidoreductase, giving the protein MRDLHGRIAIVTGAGSGLGQATARALSHAGCAVACLDIRAAAAQATGAALAADGGDSLALGCDVSDAQAVATAIERVLQRWERLDILVNCAAVDHTYSIEELTVAQWDQVIGVNLRGPFLLAKAAFPIMRRQSGGHIVNVASTAALRAWANAGPYHASKWGLLGWSRSLGVEGRPHNIRVTTVIPGGMRTHFFDRFAAQGIPMPNLEKLQDPAAVADAIVYALRVPDGAVLQELIITPPEETSWP
- a CDS encoding glycosyltransferase; its protein translation is MGRSLRIAMISEHASPAAVLGSTDAGGQNVYVDELSRHLGRLGVQVDVFTRRDAPDLPEVLPWAPNVRIVHVAAGPPAPLPKDELWPLMPLFRDRMLEWLRRNGLRYDVIHGHFWMSGWVAIELRRRLSVPVVQLFHALGTTKQRHQGSADTSPSARIAVERQIVREVDRVIAQCPAERAELLRDYAADAARLVSIAAAVNPQRFRPVPRAWARAQLGLPLERPIITYVGRMLPRKDVRNIVRALALLVREGVAPAPLLLLVGGETADADPRATPEIGVLQRLTTELGVRDLVRFTGKRQPDELYLFYGAADVVVTTPWYEPFGLTPLEAMACARPVIGAAVGGIRFTVRHGVTGWLVPPRDPQALAVCLRRALSQPDLRLRMGRAARRRVLRAFTWPLTARRTLALYEALATHQAQAEPAALAVNG
- a CDS encoding glycosyltransferase — translated: MQRLNILIWHIHGSYLNSLARLEHHWWLPVKPGRPEGYGGRGATFDLPPYVREVPAEAVRELDLDLVIYQTPRNYTEDREALLSPRQQRLPAIYLEHNTPQPHPTNSVHPVDDPEVLLVHVTHYNRLMWDCRRTPTLVIEHGVAIEPAITYRGTRREAISVINMLQRRGRIAGADIFEQVRAQVPLTLAGMGSEALGGLGDIPYRALHRRMADYRALFSPMRYTSLPLAVIEALTIGMPVVALATTELPTVIEHGVTGFVSCDVAALIGYLQELLDDADLARRIGANARAMARERFGLERFRRDWNAAFVRARELRGG
- a CDS encoding glycosyltransferase family 9 protein, yielding MSISVARLPLGWPEPRRIAVLRALFLGDLLLATPALRALRQRFPSAEITLIGLPWTAALLPHIAPCVDRLVVLAGYPGLPEVPVDPARTQAWLAEQRAYGYDLALQMHGDGTVTNGLVAALGARRTLGLARPGDARLTHHLPYRDAQHEARRWLELVAELGASIDDSELLFRLRPADRDAARALLARLPEGCGPLIALHPGAKDPARRWPPERFAAVANALIEHVDARVVLTGSVHERDLTAAIQCRLQRPALDLAGQTELGVFGAVLALVDLLLTNDTGASHLAAALHVPSVVLFGPTRPLHFAPLDRRRHRVVDAWALAGSQGDPAQALQQLAPAPVLAACLEHLQRHVRSVSALGGSHACNASTF
- a CDS encoding glycosyltransferase family 9 protein — encoded protein: MTTWSQARSILAVRLDNIGDVIMLGPALRAVKEALPQARITLLASPAGASAAPLLPWIDDVIVWRALWQQLQPVPCAPQREYELIATLAERRCDAALIFTSFSQTPHVPGYVCYLAGIPLRAGESKEFGGQVLTTEVHGAPDELHQVERNLRLVETLGFVVRDRRLAVHIDARARRVAEQLLRQRGINPDAPFVLVHPGASAAARRYPPERMAGVLRLLSARGWPVLVTGVERERDLLLSLAAAAPAARLVIGATSLMEYAALIERAALVICGNTLPLHLADALMTPVLALYSGTDYETQWQPRSTRYRLLRRATSCHPCYRFTCPIGLPCLAFTPDEVVSAAEELLTTTSALEPSA
- a CDS encoding glycosyltransferase family 9 protein, whose amino-acid sequence is MAQLDPRWQHARRVLVVRLDNLGDVLVTTPAIHAIREALPHAQITLLASPLGAQVGRLNPDLDDVIVYEAPWVDPWCRLPHDSAREQAMIARLRAGQFDGAIIFTSFRQSALPAAYLCYLADIPLRAAASVDAAGSLLTTRHKHPQRMMHEVERGLDLVGALDMHTADRDLVLRVPAAARADAHAWLTAHGARQPLIVLHPGCTMPARTYPWEQFAAVAELAIRQLGASVVLTGSAGEAELVARIHQRIERRARAAALPCAGELSFAAFCALIETADLVITNNTGPMHIAAALKTPVVALFALTNPPEQWGPWRAPHRLLFHDVPCRICYSRICPHSHECLRLVTPAMVLAAAEELLAARGATADALTHAALEGVQP
- a CDS encoding D-glycero-alpha-D-manno-heptose-1,7-bisphosphate 7-phosphatase, giving the protein MIHRALLLDRDGTLVRARHYPTQPTDLQLFPGLGAALARFRQAGFRLIVITNQGGLALGHFDAAALDAMHAHLQHELTRQGAPLDAIYHCPHHPAGRVPALAIACRCRKPQPGLLRRAAADWSLDLTRCWMIGDILDDVEAGRRAGCRTALVDNGGETEWRRDPWRVPDLVAPDTLTALARIAVREGLAWHTAHEVAYGAA
- a CDS encoding PucR family transcriptional regulator — protein: MIYLPSQVEQIAQVIAERVGDVLGASVCIVDTNRRVIACHGAPSAPVDGDWQPTPYARVPLRLDHLVGEVIIAAPATGETISPRLMQVLIELIIGQAMALIRSGAAAPHHHKNAFIHDLLHGLIADEAAIQREARLLGLDLSTPRAVILIDAADYILRNEAQADAADTQIRRRAQMVIGSVVGFFHLPNDTICAYIGAGEVAVLKASNTQNLILWAEPGAAVEPVSGSWANLAALKRASNQLLHNLRRELDAAISIGIGRYHPGLRGLALSYQDARVALSLGRRFHGQNGVHCLDQLGIAAFVGVADERTKIDLATYLLSPLDHEPELIETLRVFLATNCCPSSTARQLAIHRNTVSYRLEKIALLTGLDPRRFDDAVQIRLALLLRELQHATPAPARAAA
- a CDS encoding PfkB family carbohydrate kinase; translation: MTLQDAAQIVARFGRQRVLVIGEAMLDCYYAGHAERISPEGPVPVVTAASKQRYPGGATNAAANVAALGGQARCLSVIGADEAGAWLRAELQRRAIGDDLLVDPARATITKLRILADGQYVVRFDEGERRPLAGALLQTFLERLGAAFAVCDAVIVADYCYGVLCRPVIEALGALKRRYDRLVLVDSKNLPLYRGMAASVITPNHLEAQRALGWAVRDVERLAAHELEELGRRLVEQIGTTWALVTLGARGSLLFERDQPTYRIAPRPVERAHVSGAGDTFTATLALALAAGAPVRLAAEIAAEAAAVVVAKPGTATVSAQELLQRLARVAREPAADGDLADAVQRYRRAGRRVVFTNGIFDGLSSAQIAFLQAAKRLGDVLIVGINSDRSAREQRAAPPRLAEQERLALVAALDVVDHVLLFDETTPGEVIRAVRPAVHVKGGDYQGAALPELEALREVGGELVILPLLEGGGAWLERKLLRRTAQGATGDSREDA